From the Solibacillus sp. FSL R5-0449 genome, one window contains:
- a CDS encoding GNAT family N-acetyltransferase — MKIDLLFNQPEFINEVSEMVYQEFVVKAGSRMTFEDVVQYFSSTKDYSLPITLVAFENGECFGTVSIVENDLKARHMYKPWLASLYTKPAYRSKGIGKMLIDETIRVVRELDWNELYLRTEDASDYYRNRGWTFLETVSDEKYEKIDVFKINCK, encoded by the coding sequence ATGAAAATAGATTTACTATTTAACCAACCGGAATTTATCAATGAAGTTTCTGAAATGGTCTATCAAGAATTTGTAGTAAAAGCAGGTAGTAGGATGACGTTTGAAGATGTTGTTCAGTACTTTTCTAGTACAAAGGATTATTCATTACCTATAACACTCGTAGCCTTTGAAAATGGGGAATGTTTCGGCACTGTATCAATAGTTGAAAATGATTTAAAGGCAAGACATATGTATAAACCTTGGCTCGCTTCTCTTTATACAAAACCTGCGTACCGTAGTAAAGGGATAGGGAAAATGTTAATAGACGAGACGATTCGCGTAGTGAGGGAATTAGATTGGAATGAGCTGTATTTAAGAACAGAAGATGCTTCGGATTATTATAGGAACAGAGGATGGACCTTCCTAGAGACTGTTTCTGATGAAAAATATGAAAAGATTGATGTGTTTAAAATAAATTGTAAATGA
- a CDS encoding cupin domain-containing protein encodes MIDLKELMKADIKFKKIWESSCKNHRILYFQINNGDEGIKAHFHPFGEDHALILEGELTYDISFEEQIIAVKNNLVFGWSNYVHGYCNNTERPLHILVFATPENNSSVYNQREQNVKNHSKIRHIKKLPAKEKIFSNRVIFSSTPPREFSNCLVINLEKQTIDSNPNIVESSDNLYVTFNSLPSYSKIL; translated from the coding sequence ATGATAGATTTAAAAGAACTAATGAAAGCCGATATTAAGTTCAAAAAGATTTGGGAAAGTTCTTGCAAAAATCATCGGATTCTATATTTCCAAATTAATAATGGAGATGAAGGAATTAAAGCACATTTTCATCCCTTTGGTGAAGATCACGCATTAATTTTAGAAGGTGAATTGACTTATGATATTTCATTTGAAGAGCAAATAATTGCTGTGAAAAACAATCTTGTCTTTGGATGGTCAAATTATGTGCATGGATATTGTAATAACACTGAAAGACCACTACATATTCTGGTTTTTGCAACCCCAGAAAATAATTCATCAGTGTATAATCAACGAGAACAAAATGTAAAAAACCACTCAAAAATAAGACACATTAAAAAGTTGCCTGCAAAAGAAAAAATCTTTTCAAATAGAGTAATTTTTTCCTCAACACCACCAAGAGAATTTTCTAATTGTCTTGTAATTAACTTAGAAAAACAAACCATTGATAGTAACCCTAATATAGTAGAAAGTAGTGATAATTTATATGTAACATTTAATTCACTTCCTTCTTATTCGAAAATCCTGTAA
- a CDS encoding DUF4179 domain-containing protein, protein MIKIPKDKLRQGRMDAYTKLKKERRRKKQWQGIAAVAIIFLSFLLTVRVSPTIASYAAKIPGLSVIVELVQENEGIKDAIANEYYEELGILVQDKDVTITLQGAIIDEYGIMLMYDFDYPTKKSEHHNYTVNIYQGDQQLKNSMSYGTKDSRDESVAHSSHILELTLDQPLDTKNPNFRVEFEMRDGDKQTISIPFSLEKPIAKAKVVEPNTNITAQGQRLTISKIIRTPLRIHIEVKPDPSNKMQIVALDNISLELKNGSKRELIRNGLVGSGSFREGQSTFYLQSNYFYDSDELIVRIGEIQAIPKGEDYFEVDFKTKEVLYKPNFIDWDIKVVGHDVYLNAPVKDDHGRQHLFPAEKEDGTALESKGGSFSTSAHEGFNYREYYEPYSGRAKLWINYIANPIAKDVEIKIDLTE, encoded by the coding sequence ATGATTAAAATTCCTAAAGATAAGCTGCGTCAAGGACGTATGGATGCATATACAAAACTGAAAAAAGAACGCCGGCGAAAGAAGCAGTGGCAGGGAATCGCTGCAGTAGCTATCATCTTCCTCAGTTTTTTGCTAACGGTCCGTGTTTCACCGACGATTGCCAGCTATGCCGCTAAAATCCCTGGTTTAAGTGTTATCGTCGAGCTTGTACAGGAAAATGAGGGGATTAAAGACGCCATTGCCAATGAATATTACGAGGAACTGGGCATACTTGTACAAGACAAGGATGTTACGATTACACTTCAAGGTGCCATCATCGATGAATACGGAATTATGCTCATGTACGATTTTGATTACCCGACAAAAAAAAGCGAACATCATAACTATACGGTGAACATTTACCAGGGTGATCAACAGCTGAAAAACAGTATGTCTTACGGGACAAAGGACAGCCGGGACGAGTCGGTTGCACACAGCAGCCATATACTTGAGTTGACGCTCGATCAGCCGCTTGATACGAAAAACCCTAATTTCCGTGTTGAATTTGAAATGCGTGATGGGGACAAACAAACGATTTCCATACCTTTTTCATTAGAAAAACCGATTGCTAAAGCGAAAGTAGTAGAACCGAATACGAACATTACAGCACAAGGTCAACGCCTAACAATCAGTAAAATCATTCGGACACCCCTGCGTATTCATATCGAAGTAAAGCCGGATCCATCGAATAAAATGCAAATTGTCGCACTCGATAACATTTCACTGGAACTTAAAAATGGCAGTAAACGTGAACTTATTCGCAATGGGTTAGTGGGCAGTGGTTCCTTCCGAGAAGGACAGTCCACGTTTTACCTCCAAAGCAATTACTTCTATGATTCAGATGAACTCATCGTCCGTATCGGCGAAATACAAGCTATTCCAAAAGGTGAAGACTATTTCGAAGTTGACTTCAAAACGAAGGAAGTGCTTTACAAACCAAACTTCATTGACTGGGATATTAAAGTTGTCGGCCACGATGTATACCTAAACGCACCCGTCAAGGATGACCACGGCCGCCAGCACTTATTTCCTGCTGAAAAAGAGGATGGTACGGCGCTTGAGTCAAAAGGAGGCAGTTTTTCTACGTCTGCCCACGAAGGCTTTAATTATAGAGAATACTATGAGCCCTACAGTGGCAGAGCAAAACTGTGGATCAACTACATTGCCAATCCGATAGCGAAGGACGTTGAGATTAAAATAGATTTGACTGAATAA
- a CDS encoding sigma-70 family RNA polymerase sigma factor, with product MENLLEKATAGDQLAILELIEQDEEVLYPIAYTYLKNEQDALDAMQEMTYKALKKMHTIKQPEFARTWLVRVLINCCKDILKKRIQTVEIEKTSLSEAPVYNDISRLLNLLTLTEQQLVYAKYFQQLKNNEIAELQNIPEGTVKSRLHAILKKLRKAAGQKEDWL from the coding sequence TTGGAGAATTTACTTGAAAAAGCTACCGCTGGGGATCAACTAGCGATCCTGGAACTGATTGAACAAGATGAGGAAGTACTTTACCCCATCGCTTATACATACTTGAAAAATGAGCAGGATGCCCTTGATGCCATGCAAGAAATGACCTATAAGGCACTGAAAAAAATGCACACCATTAAACAGCCTGAATTTGCGCGTACTTGGCTTGTACGTGTACTAATCAACTGTTGTAAAGATATATTGAAAAAACGAATCCAAACTGTTGAAATTGAAAAGACCAGCCTTAGTGAAGCGCCAGTTTATAATGACATCAGTCGTCTTCTTAATCTACTTACGCTCACTGAACAACAGTTAGTTTACGCAAAATATTTCCAACAGCTGAAAAACAATGAAATTGCCGAACTGCAAAATATTCCAGAAGGCACCGTTAAATCTCGGCTGCACGCCATTTTAAAGAAACTGCGTAAAGCAGCTGGACAAAAGGAGGATTGGCTATGA
- a CDS encoding DUF4017 family protein has product MKKIIPLLVYLIVCLIAVILPASDGYNTIGWKLLVGQIYALPALIIAILFSKFLGKRLTH; this is encoded by the coding sequence ATGAAAAAAATTATCCCTCTATTAGTTTACTTAATTGTTTGTCTAATCGCTGTGATTCTACCAGCTTCTGATGGCTATAATACAATAGGTTGGAAATTGCTAGTAGGACAAATTTATGCGTTACCCGCTTTAATCATTGCTATTTTGTTCTCTAAATTTCTGGGGAAAAGACTTACGCATTGA
- a CDS encoding CAP domain-containing protein has translation MNKKWLATSLCAATLFATSITAANAADINKEENKGANTQHIQLIKGDHYQDLALKLIKQISVKGEFGILSKDAINQALVNLDTNKIVKEGKVVNTQKTTTNKEAQKETTAKTVEKEDKAPQAQAPVKEEKAQTVTENNDAKAPEASTEEKATPVTTNNDAKEEQVPTKETTAPETTTNTQATPVTNNNNTQAPSKSNNQQTEAPVKTTTNNASQSVSEFEKQVVDLTNAERTKAGLKPLEMHTPLMGVAHAKSADMAKNNYFSHTSPTFGSPFDQIKSAGISYRSAGENIAQGQRTPQQVVQAWMDSPGHRQNIMNANFTHIGVGFVEEGYYWTQQFIQL, from the coding sequence ATGAATAAAAAATGGTTAGCAACATCATTATGTGCAGCAACATTATTTGCAACATCTATTACTGCGGCTAATGCAGCAGATATAAATAAAGAAGAAAATAAAGGTGCAAATACTCAACATATTCAACTTATTAAAGGTGATCATTATCAAGATTTGGCTTTAAAATTAATTAAGCAAATTTCAGTAAAAGGCGAATTCGGGATTTTATCAAAAGATGCGATTAATCAAGCTTTAGTTAATCTTGATACTAATAAAATAGTTAAAGAGGGCAAAGTAGTAAATACACAAAAAACTACTACTAATAAAGAAGCTCAAAAAGAAACGACTGCTAAAACAGTGGAAAAAGAGGATAAAGCACCTCAAGCTCAAGCACCAGTAAAAGAAGAAAAAGCTCAAACTGTTACAGAAAATAACGATGCAAAAGCACCTGAAGCATCAACAGAAGAAAAAGCAACACCGGTAACAACGAACAATGATGCAAAAGAAGAGCAAGTACCAACAAAAGAAACAACTGCACCAGAAACAACGACAAATACACAGGCAACACCTGTGACAAATAACAATAATACACAAGCACCATCAAAATCAAATAACCAACAAACAGAAGCACCAGTAAAAACAACTACGAACAATGCTAGTCAGTCAGTTTCTGAATTTGAAAAACAAGTGGTAGACTTAACAAATGCAGAACGTACAAAAGCAGGTTTAAAACCGCTTGAAATGCACACGCCATTAATGGGTGTAGCTCATGCAAAATCAGCTGATATGGCGAAAAATAATTACTTTTCACATACAAGCCCGACATTTGGAAGCCCGTTCGATCAGATTAAATCTGCAGGGATTTCATACCGTTCTGCTGGAGAAAACATTGCACAAGGTCAAAGAACACCACAACAAGTAGTACAAGCATGGATGGATTCACCAGGTCACCGTCAAAACATTATGAATGCCAATTTCACACATATTGGTGTAGGTTTTGTTGAAGAGGGTTACTATTGGACACAACAATTTATCCAACTATAA
- a CDS encoding manganese efflux pump: MHWVTIIIVGIAANLDNLGIGLAYGVKETRIPILSNIIIAFISMTFTYFAVIAGGTLSEYISPNMANYIGSSLLCMIGLWTLFSKRLTNPEPFKNPELIDWDDNHVISWREAIYLGLILSLNCMASGLGIGANGISALWTVFSIGFFSLVTIGIGSHFGYLLNKTFIGKYSTTISGWLLIIIGLYEMLV; encoded by the coding sequence ATGCATTGGGTCACCATTATTATTGTAGGTATAGCGGCTAATTTAGATAATTTGGGGATTGGATTGGCTTATGGAGTAAAAGAAACAAGAATCCCTATTTTATCAAACATAATCATTGCTTTTATTTCCATGACTTTTACTTATTTTGCAGTAATAGCTGGCGGTACGTTAAGCGAATATATTTCACCAAATATGGCCAACTATATAGGGAGTTCTTTATTATGTATGATAGGGTTATGGACATTATTTTCCAAAAGGTTAACTAATCCGGAACCATTTAAAAATCCGGAGCTAATTGATTGGGATGATAATCATGTGATTTCTTGGAGAGAAGCAATATATCTTGGACTTATTTTATCATTGAACTGTATGGCAAGTGGGCTGGGGATTGGTGCAAACGGAATTTCAGCTCTATGGACCGTTTTCTCTATAGGATTTTTTTCTTTAGTGACAATTGGAATCGGCAGCCATTTTGGTTATCTCCTTAATAAAACATTTATCGGTAAATATTCGACAACGATTTCCGGTTGGTTACTTATTATAATAGGTCTTTATGAAATGCTTGTTTAA
- a CDS encoding YesK family protein, with protein MDALMLEGWTPILLCGIVFAIGMYITSRKVSKKVVLLTATVLSLISIGLIIFSKDVVGGWEGIFLAYFTITCFAGVWIGTFVGTLSKR; from the coding sequence ATGGATGCTTTGATGTTAGAGGGATGGACGCCAATATTACTTTGTGGAATTGTGTTTGCAATTGGAATGTATATTACATCCCGTAAAGTTTCAAAAAAAGTTGTACTTTTAACCGCCACTGTCTTAAGTCTAATTAGTATTGGATTAATTATTTTTAGCAAGGATGTTGTTGGGGGCTGGGAAGGTATCTTTTTGGCTTACTTCACAATTACCTGTTTTGCAGGTGTATGGATAGGTACTTTTGTTGGCACTCTCTCAAAAAGGTAA
- a CDS encoding NUDIX domain-containing protein: MTTTYVNWGESRVKLTWEKNSVLPPNDLITSVHGFCFREDRLLLVDLNDRGWDFPGGHIEPEETPEECFKREALEEGYIEGECKLLGYIIVDHTENPNWEESSPYPKVGYQVFYKMDIKKLLPFEGRHESSQRIFINPKEISNYYSKWNILYQEIMDCTL, encoded by the coding sequence ATGACTACAACATATGTTAATTGGGGTGAATCAAGAGTTAAATTGACTTGGGAGAAAAATAGTGTACTCCCTCCAAATGATTTAATTACAAGTGTACATGGATTTTGTTTTCGGGAAGATCGACTGTTGTTAGTCGACTTGAACGATAGGGGATGGGATTTCCCGGGAGGACACATTGAACCTGAGGAAACTCCAGAAGAATGCTTTAAACGGGAAGCTTTGGAAGAAGGTTATATTGAAGGTGAATGTAAGTTGTTAGGGTACATAATTGTAGATCATACGGAAAATCCAAATTGGGAAGAAAGTAGTCCATATCCAAAAGTCGGTTATCAAGTGTTTTACAAAATGGATATTAAAAAGCTTTTACCATTTGAAGGAAGACATGAATCTTCTCAACGGATCTTTATAAATCCTAAGGAAATTTCTAACTATTATTCAAAATGGAATATTCTTTATCAGGAAATCATGGATTGTACTTTATAA
- a CDS encoding histidine phosphatase family protein → MTNLYFVRHAHSLYTPDEINRPLSERGFSDAKIVTKLLKTEEIGIVVSSPYKRDVQTVKGIAEYIKTEVEIIDGFKERTLTTVPANDFTLAITKVWEDYNFSWEDGESNIVAQKRGVESTLNILEKYKGENVVIGTHGNIMVLIMNFFDSQFDFPFWQNLDMPDIYKLTFKGKVLTNVEKVWQRT, encoded by the coding sequence ATGACTAATTTATATTTTGTTAGGCACGCACATTCTCTATATACACCTGATGAAATAAATAGACCTTTGTCGGAAAGAGGTTTTTCTGATGCAAAAATTGTTACCAAATTATTAAAAACGGAGGAAATTGGTATTGTTGTTTCAAGTCCTTATAAACGAGATGTTCAAACTGTCAAAGGTATAGCAGAATACATAAAAACAGAAGTTGAAATTATAGATGGTTTTAAAGAACGTACTTTAACCACAGTCCCAGCCAACGATTTTACTCTTGCAATAACAAAAGTATGGGAGGACTACAATTTTTCATGGGAGGATGGAGAATCTAACATAGTAGCTCAAAAAAGGGGTGTAGAAAGCACTTTGAATATATTAGAGAAATACAAAGGTGAAAATGTTGTTATTGGCACACATGGAAATATAATGGTTTTAATCATGAATTTCTTTGATAGCCAGTTTGATTTTCCTTTTTGGCAAAATCTTGATATGCCAGATATATATAAATTAACTTTTAAGGGTAAAGTGCTAACAAACGTAGAGAAAGTATGGCAAAGAACATAA
- a CDS encoding DUF5071 domain-containing protein, with protein sequence MENFESLLRRHKLDNDRVEIIKKMDRDKILPLLPNLLEWIQDMNWPVAPSVLEILLTFPEEIVPYVQDVLTSSDDDNWKWFILHYLVLELPRESRVQFREYLTRVSETPTRNELAEELDEIAKKILETI encoded by the coding sequence ATGGAGAATTTCGAAAGTCTTTTGCGAAGACATAAATTAGATAATGATAGAGTAGAAATAATAAAAAAAATGGATAGGGATAAAATCTTGCCTTTATTGCCTAATCTCCTTGAATGGATTCAAGATATGAATTGGCCAGTGGCACCAAGCGTGTTAGAAATACTTTTAACTTTTCCAGAAGAAATTGTTCCATATGTGCAAGATGTTTTAACTTCTTCTGATGATGATAACTGGAAGTGGTTCATTTTACACTATTTAGTTTTAGAATTGCCGAGAGAGTCGAGAGTTCAGTTTAGAGAGTATTTAACAAGAGTATCTGAAACACCTACACGTAATGAACTCGCAGAAGAACTTGATGAAATAGCAAAAAAGATTTTGGAAACAATCTAA
- a CDS encoding carbamoyl-phosphate synthase small subunit, whose amino-acid sequence MSSEDKKIQKELTTEEKSMILTEINKVLNSGFRILGFDGGMAFPHYPYYSYFNASDKKLRRYSIGIFTIWLGYWNTGCSFRFTKQSELYKYIKALVEYQEGIEKDFPVLFNYIVSFLIELTENYGYAEETHMKPYIINIVKEDFLNKKSYYGEKYRNRINFIEFLKELKVEDYDKPYE is encoded by the coding sequence ATGAGCTCAGAAGATAAAAAAATTCAAAAAGAACTTACAACGGAAGAAAAAAGCATGATTCTTACTGAAATAAACAAAGTATTGAACAGTGGCTTTCGAATATTAGGTTTTGATGGTGGAATGGCATTTCCACATTATCCATATTACTCATATTTCAATGCTTCTGATAAAAAATTGAGACGGTATTCTATTGGTATATTTACTATTTGGCTTGGCTATTGGAATACAGGATGCAGTTTTCGCTTTACTAAACAAAGTGAGTTATATAAGTATATTAAAGCTTTAGTTGAATACCAGGAAGGAATCGAAAAAGATTTCCCTGTATTATTTAATTATATTGTTTCCTTTCTAATAGAGCTTACCGAAAATTATGGTTATGCAGAGGAAACACATATGAAACCATATATTATTAATATTGTTAAGGAAGATTTTCTCAATAAAAAATCATATTATGGAGAAAAATATAGAAATAGAATAAATTTTATTGAATTCCTTAAAGAGCTTAAAGTTGAGGATTATGATAAACCATATGAATAA
- a CDS encoding GNAT family N-acetyltransferase → MLELRKINSDNYEECLNLRTTDTSVEFVDSVEFSLAEAWVFYEESRPFAIYEDNVMVGFVSMFIGDNNPQIINFMIDSRFQKRGYGTAAAKLCIEYLCKEYNTSRISLPVNVENKTAIKFWSSLGFERSDNTENDYLYMRLYITEK, encoded by the coding sequence TTGCTAGAGTTAAGAAAAATTAATAGTGACAATTATGAAGAATGTTTAAACTTGCGTACAACTGATACAAGTGTCGAATTTGTAGATTCTGTGGAGTTTTCATTAGCCGAAGCGTGGGTATTTTATGAGGAATCACGCCCTTTTGCAATTTATGAGGATAATGTGATGGTAGGCTTTGTTTCGATGTTTATAGGCGATAACAACCCCCAAATTATCAATTTTATGATCGATAGCCGTTTTCAAAAAAGAGGCTATGGAACAGCAGCTGCAAAGCTTTGCATTGAATATTTGTGTAAAGAATATAATACAAGTAGAATTTCCTTACCAGTTAATGTAGAAAATAAAACTGCAATAAAATTTTGGAGTAGCCTAGGCTTTGAGCGATCAGACAATACAGAAAATGATTATCTTTATATGCGGTTGTACATAACAGAAAAATAG
- a CDS encoding cupin — protein MEYYKFSKESGKKISHFNSNFIMSRIIQTDEKTNIGWMHLDEGGVIGYHQAVVPQLLLIITGEGYVCNDKEEYFKVQSGDAVFWRKDEWHETKSDKGLTAILIERDKLNPSLYMPLKN, from the coding sequence ATGGAGTATTATAAATTTAGTAAAGAAAGTGGTAAGAAGATTTCTCATTTCAATTCAAATTTTATAATGTCCCGAATTATCCAAACAGACGAAAAGACCAATATTGGATGGATGCACTTAGATGAAGGTGGTGTTATAGGGTATCATCAAGCAGTAGTACCCCAACTTTTATTAATAATAACAGGAGAAGGGTATGTATGTAACGATAAAGAAGAGTATTTTAAAGTCCAATCTGGTGATGCGGTGTTTTGGAGAAAAGATGAATGGCATGAAACTAAATCAGATAAAGGTTTAACTGCTATACTAATTGAAAGAGATAAACTAAATCCTTCCTTATATATGCCCTTAAAAAATTAA